From one Streptomyces mobaraensis genomic stretch:
- a CDS encoding ArsR/SmtB family transcription factor, translated as MSVLSELAFSADDLALTRFAVSPMWEVVAGFRLLVSRAAHPVHRPWIDQVRRRVDDAGLTAGWLAELVPPQNYLCDFLTPFPAESAPSLDAELAAIRATPAAHVRHDVGKLRRDSARIRALRTDPEQWLPQITEEIETFWELALAPYWAKIRAVLDAEVFHRARQVAEYGTARLFNDLHATVSWDDSTLRLVRRCCVLSRQTAGPGLLLVPSVFAAGVLTWMRLPDPPQLAYPARGTGTLWERRPPARAEAIAAVLGRSRTRLLTELAAPASTTELAGRTGISAAGVSQHLAALRGAGMVSAHRAGRSVLYARTAVAETLLTAAG; from the coding sequence GTGTCCGTGCTCTCTGAACTCGCCTTTTCCGCCGACGATCTGGCGCTCACCCGCTTCGCGGTCTCACCGATGTGGGAGGTGGTCGCCGGCTTCCGGCTGCTCGTGTCGCGGGCCGCCCACCCCGTCCACCGCCCCTGGATCGACCAGGTCCGGAGGCGGGTGGACGACGCCGGGCTGACGGCCGGGTGGCTGGCCGAACTCGTCCCGCCGCAGAACTACCTCTGCGACTTCCTCACCCCGTTCCCGGCCGAGTCGGCGCCGTCCCTCGACGCCGAACTGGCCGCTATCCGGGCCACACCCGCCGCGCACGTCCGCCACGATGTCGGCAAGCTCCGCCGGGACTCCGCACGGATCCGGGCACTGCGCACCGATCCGGAACAGTGGCTGCCGCAGATCACGGAGGAGATCGAGACCTTCTGGGAGCTCGCACTCGCCCCCTACTGGGCGAAGATCCGCGCGGTTCTGGACGCGGAGGTCTTCCACCGCGCCCGCCAGGTCGCCGAATACGGGACCGCGCGCCTCTTCAACGACCTTCACGCGACGGTGAGCTGGGACGACAGCACCCTCCGGCTGGTCCGCCGGTGCTGTGTCCTGTCCCGGCAGACCGCGGGCCCGGGGCTGCTGCTCGTCCCGTCCGTGTTCGCCGCCGGCGTCCTGACCTGGATGCGGCTCCCCGACCCGCCGCAGCTCGCCTACCCCGCCCGCGGCACCGGCACCCTGTGGGAACGGCGGCCGCCGGCCCGGGCCGAGGCCATCGCCGCGGTCCTCGGCCGCTCCCGGACCCGGCTGCTGACCGAGCTCGCGGCCCCCGCCTCCACCACCGAACTCGCCGGCCGCACCGGCATCTCCGCCGCCGGCGTCTCCCAGCACCTGGCGGCGCTGCGCGGGGCGGGCATGGTCAGCGCGCACCGCGCCGGACGGTCCGTCCTCTACGCCCGGACGGCCGTCGCCGAGACGCTGCTCACGGCGGCGGGTTGA
- a CDS encoding HNH endonuclease, with protein sequence MAAWLMLAVAEHKRAGDRYDDDPSTHYSWDDRVPNHAAVQVGDAIVLRDRDTLLGASIIESIEIGIGRKEIRSCPFCGKAGAAPRKRELPKYKCWKCKAVFPEPRTEAVDVTTYRSQHATGWVDLHGMMTVREMNGLCEKPKSQLSLRRLRWDYFRAAIENGQNPIPLRVLTNTRELLAGGHRTATIRARIGQPVFRKILLETFGETCAFTGPAPAQALEAAHLYSYAANGEHHKGGGLLLRRDLHRLFDLGLIAVNPRTKTLDISAELAPYPDYVQLHGALLAVTIAADHEKWLSKHWNMHRSAVQPVSVGGTLDEDG encoded by the coding sequence ATGGCAGCATGGTTGATGCTCGCTGTGGCCGAACACAAGCGCGCGGGCGATCGCTACGACGATGACCCCTCCACCCACTACAGCTGGGACGATCGCGTCCCCAACCACGCCGCCGTCCAAGTCGGCGACGCAATCGTGCTGCGCGACCGCGACACCCTACTCGGCGCGTCGATCATCGAATCCATCGAGATAGGCATCGGGCGTAAGGAGATTCGCTCATGCCCGTTCTGCGGCAAGGCCGGTGCCGCGCCACGCAAGCGGGAATTGCCGAAATACAAATGCTGGAAGTGCAAGGCAGTTTTCCCTGAGCCCAGAACTGAGGCCGTGGATGTGACGACATACCGCAGCCAGCACGCAACCGGTTGGGTCGACCTTCATGGAATGATGACCGTGCGCGAAATGAACGGACTGTGCGAAAAGCCTAAATCACAGCTGAGCTTGCGTCGTCTGCGCTGGGATTACTTCCGCGCCGCGATCGAAAACGGCCAGAACCCCATCCCCCTACGCGTCCTCACTAACACGAGGGAACTTCTCGCCGGCGGCCACCGTACAGCCACGATACGAGCCAGAATCGGCCAACCAGTTTTCCGTAAGATTCTCTTGGAGACCTTTGGTGAAACCTGCGCCTTTACTGGCCCCGCCCCCGCCCAAGCTTTGGAAGCCGCACACCTCTATAGCTATGCCGCCAACGGCGAACACCACAAGGGCGGAGGCCTCCTCCTTCGCCGGGATTTGCACCGCCTCTTTGACCTCGGCCTTATCGCCGTCAACCCAAGAACAAAGACCCTGGACATATCCGCTGAACTAGCCCCGTATCCAGACTACGTCCAACTACACGGCGCACTCTTGGCCGTCACTATAGCGGCAGACCACGAAAAATGGCTTAGCAAGCACTGGAACATGCACCGCTCCGCAGTGCAGCCCGTCTCTGTGGGTGGCACGCTTGATGAAGACGGGTAA
- a CDS encoding very short patch repair endonuclease has protein sequence MPLGDGSYARASIQLRLYRSTRRIRAYLRWSENGETREKYVCEVHEATRKANLALAWTKAREAGKVVDEPLPPTSRASSLSVRAVMTANKGKDTKPELMLRAALHRRGLRYRVGIRPLPELRRTADVVFPKAKVAVFVDGCFWHGCPDHYRPAKKSGEQWNQKIKDNRDRDAATTLALKDQGWVVLRFWEHEDLELAAEEVGAVVEERRSGA, from the coding sequence GTGCCGCTCGGCGATGGTTCCTACGCGCGTGCGTCGATCCAGCTCCGGCTGTACCGGAGCACTCGTCGTATCCGCGCGTACCTCCGCTGGTCGGAGAACGGGGAAACGAGGGAGAAGTACGTTTGCGAGGTCCACGAAGCGACCCGCAAGGCGAACCTCGCTCTCGCGTGGACGAAGGCACGGGAAGCGGGCAAGGTGGTCGACGAGCCGCTCCCGCCGACTTCGAGAGCGTCGTCGCTCTCCGTCCGCGCGGTTATGACCGCGAACAAGGGCAAGGACACCAAACCGGAGCTGATGCTGCGCGCTGCCCTGCACCGCAGGGGGCTGCGTTACCGGGTAGGCATTCGTCCACTTCCCGAGTTGCGACGCACGGCGGACGTCGTCTTCCCCAAGGCCAAGGTGGCGGTCTTCGTCGACGGCTGCTTCTGGCATGGCTGCCCGGACCACTACCGCCCAGCGAAGAAGAGCGGCGAGCAATGGAATCAGAAGATCAAGGACAACAGGGACCGCGACGCGGCCACCACGCTCGCTCTCAAGGACCAGGGGTGGGTCGTGCTCCGATTCTGGGAGCACGAGGATCTGGAGTTGGCCGCTGAGGAAGTCGGGGCTGTAGTCGAGGAACGAAGGTCTGGAGCCTGA
- the trmB gene encoding tRNA (guanosine(46)-N7)-methyltransferase TrmB, whose product MFPDGPAPDPAGSHHERRIRSFQPRRSRVTTGQGEALRRLWPVWGLDIDGLRRIDLGELFGDPALPVVLEIGFGMGEATAEMAAADPGTGILACDVHTPGQGNLLALAERKGLKNVRVANGDAIILLREMLAPDALAGMRVYFPDPWPKKRHHKRRLIQPEFLALAATRLAPGALLHCATDWEPYAEQMLEVLTASPDFENTQADGGFAPRPDFRPLTRFEGQGLEKGHAVRDLLFRRRG is encoded by the coding sequence ATGTTCCCCGACGGCCCCGCCCCGGACCCGGCCGGTTCGCACCACGAGCGGCGCATCCGCTCGTTCCAGCCGCGCCGCAGCCGGGTCACGACCGGACAGGGCGAGGCGCTGCGCCGGCTCTGGCCGGTGTGGGGTCTCGACATCGACGGCCTGCGCCGGATCGACCTGGGCGAGCTCTTCGGTGACCCGGCACTGCCGGTGGTCCTGGAGATCGGCTTCGGCATGGGCGAGGCCACGGCGGAGATGGCCGCGGCGGACCCCGGCACGGGCATCCTCGCCTGCGACGTCCACACCCCGGGCCAGGGCAACCTGCTCGCGCTCGCGGAGCGGAAGGGCCTGAAGAACGTCCGGGTCGCCAACGGTGACGCGATCATCCTGCTCCGCGAGATGCTGGCGCCCGACGCGCTGGCCGGCATGCGCGTGTACTTCCCGGACCCGTGGCCCAAGAAGCGGCACCACAAGCGCCGGCTGATCCAGCCCGAGTTCCTGGCCCTGGCGGCGACGCGGCTGGCGCCGGGCGCGCTGCTGCACTGCGCGACGGACTGGGAGCCGTACGCGGAGCAGATGCTGGAGGTGCTGACCGCGAGCCCGGACTTCGAGAACACCCAGGCGGACGGCGGCTTCGCCCCGCGCCCGGACTTCCGTCCGCTGACCCGCTTCGAGGGCCAGGGTCTGGAGAAGGGGCACGCGGTGCGCGACCTCCTCTTCCGCCGCCGCGGCTAG
- a CDS encoding DNA cytosine methyltransferase translates to MPELRTKRPELGTCVELFAGGGGLAMGVHNAGFRPLLVNEYAKRAIETLQMNEMPGGGRWPLKPGDVRDLLDDFKKLEGQVDVLAGGPPCQPFSLGGVAKGTEDERNMFPQMFRAIEEMRPKAVICENVRGLLRKSFDPYFQYILNEMRLPFVKRMEGASWEAHNEDLKKLLANDSVPASERYIVQYHPVNAADFGVPQIRQRVVIVAFRADLGMKDWENFAPKATHSDESLIHSMREGGEYWDRHRGVPEEAKARAIANRRELNYDCPKTKEKLNLQPWRTLRDAIQGVDEFAGRPLPFVNEKAVNGKEQVGEISDHFGWPGARVYTGHTPNLLDRPAKTVKAGVHGVPGGESVMMMDDPTFDGSGYRYMTVRETARVMTFPDEWTLAGPRGEKMRQLGNAVPVKLGKVFADAVAAALDSVGALEKSGGKQ, encoded by the coding sequence ATGCCTGAGCTGCGAACGAAGCGTCCCGAGTTGGGAACCTGTGTCGAGCTGTTCGCCGGTGGTGGTGGCCTCGCCATGGGCGTCCACAACGCCGGCTTCCGACCGTTGCTGGTGAACGAGTACGCCAAGCGGGCCATCGAGACCCTCCAGATGAACGAGATGCCTGGTGGCGGGAGGTGGCCGCTGAAGCCCGGCGATGTCCGCGACCTGCTGGACGATTTCAAGAAGCTTGAAGGCCAGGTCGACGTTCTCGCCGGCGGACCGCCCTGCCAGCCGTTCAGCCTGGGCGGTGTCGCCAAGGGTACGGAGGACGAGCGGAACATGTTCCCGCAGATGTTCCGCGCCATCGAGGAGATGCGACCGAAGGCTGTCATCTGTGAGAACGTCCGGGGCCTACTCCGGAAGTCCTTCGACCCGTACTTCCAGTACATCCTCAACGAGATGAGACTTCCCTTCGTCAAGCGCATGGAGGGCGCGTCGTGGGAGGCCCACAACGAGGATCTGAAGAAGCTGCTCGCGAACGACTCGGTGCCTGCCTCCGAGCGCTACATTGTGCAGTACCACCCCGTGAACGCCGCTGACTTCGGTGTCCCGCAGATCCGGCAGCGGGTCGTGATCGTGGCCTTCCGAGCGGATCTCGGGATGAAAGACTGGGAGAACTTCGCGCCGAAGGCGACGCACTCGGATGAGTCACTGATCCACTCCATGCGTGAGGGCGGGGAATACTGGGACCGTCATCGGGGGGTCCCGGAGGAGGCGAAGGCCCGGGCCATCGCAAACCGGCGGGAGCTCAACTACGACTGCCCGAAGACCAAGGAGAAGTTGAACCTTCAGCCCTGGCGGACACTCCGGGACGCGATCCAGGGGGTTGACGAGTTCGCGGGGCGCCCCCTGCCGTTCGTCAACGAGAAGGCGGTCAACGGGAAGGAACAGGTCGGGGAGATCTCCGACCACTTCGGATGGCCGGGCGCCCGGGTCTACACGGGGCACACTCCGAACCTCCTTGACCGTCCCGCCAAGACGGTCAAGGCCGGCGTGCACGGCGTTCCTGGCGGCGAGTCCGTGATGATGATGGATGACCCAACGTTTGATGGGAGCGGCTACCGGTATATGACGGTTCGCGAGACCGCGCGGGTCATGACCTTCCCCGACGAATGGACGCTCGCTGGCCCGCGGGGCGAGAAGATGCGGCAGCTCGGGAACGCCGTACCAGTAAAGCTGGGCAAGGTGTTCGCCGACGCGGTCGCCGCTGCCCTGGACTCGGTCGGCGCTCTGGAGAAGTCCGGCGGGAAGCAGTGA
- a CDS encoding PrsW family intramembrane metalloprotease — protein MHESQPRPPQPADPGPIPAPGAPGAPGIPSAFGALPAPARWHYRPRRALWDNKAVRAGAVVLLLALCGLLILALVREQTGTRGFLVGLGLAVLPVPLLIAAFRWMDRVEPKPWKNLVFAFAWGACAATLVALIANSYATEWIMNSVDTAHREDAGTFGATFVAPVVEESAKGAALLLLFLFRRRDFNGIVDGVVVAGITATGFAFTENILYLGNAYASDQSFGASGFSTTAATFFVRVLMSPFAHPLFTSMTGLGFGIAAGLPTRRRVLRALVPVAGLLTAMVLHGVWNGSASLPGLGFLAVYSLFMLPVFGTLTWLTIWSRQTELRTVRTHLPEYQAAGWLTPPEPLALSSMRARGIARAVAKRTAGRPAARTVAEYISFATSLAFLRQRAYAGRLTPDFTAREQELLHHLWQRREVAQPALERASLSVARPVMTQAPHGTPSQYMLPAPPPGPSWQGRAYYGPGGGKRR, from the coding sequence GTGCATGAGTCCCAGCCTCGCCCGCCCCAGCCCGCCGATCCGGGCCCGATACCCGCGCCCGGGGCCCCCGGGGCGCCCGGGATCCCGTCGGCCTTCGGCGCCCTGCCCGCTCCGGCGCGCTGGCACTACCGGCCGCGTCGTGCCCTCTGGGACAACAAGGCGGTCCGCGCGGGCGCGGTCGTCCTCCTCCTGGCCCTCTGCGGCCTGCTGATCCTCGCCCTCGTCCGGGAGCAGACCGGCACCCGGGGCTTCCTGGTGGGGCTGGGCCTGGCGGTGCTGCCGGTACCGCTGCTCATCGCCGCGTTCCGGTGGATGGACCGCGTCGAGCCGAAGCCCTGGAAGAACCTGGTCTTCGCGTTCGCGTGGGGCGCCTGCGCGGCCACCCTGGTGGCGCTCATCGCCAACAGTTACGCCACCGAGTGGATCATGAACAGTGTCGACACGGCCCATCGCGAGGACGCCGGCACGTTCGGTGCCACGTTCGTCGCGCCCGTGGTCGAGGAGAGCGCGAAGGGCGCGGCCCTGCTGCTCCTCTTCCTCTTCCGGCGCCGGGACTTCAACGGCATCGTGGACGGCGTCGTCGTCGCCGGCATCACCGCCACCGGCTTCGCGTTCACCGAGAACATCCTCTACCTGGGCAACGCGTACGCCTCCGACCAGAGCTTCGGCGCCTCGGGCTTCTCGACGACGGCGGCCACGTTCTTCGTCCGCGTCCTGATGTCCCCGTTCGCCCACCCCCTCTTCACCTCTATGACGGGCCTGGGCTTCGGCATAGCCGCCGGCCTCCCCACCCGCCGCCGCGTCCTGCGCGCCCTGGTCCCCGTCGCGGGCCTGCTCACGGCGATGGTCCTGCACGGCGTCTGGAACGGCTCGGCCTCCCTCCCGGGGCTGGGCTTCCTGGCGGTCTACTCGCTCTTCATGCTCCCGGTCTTCGGCACCCTCACCTGGCTGACCATCTGGTCCCGCCAGACCGAACTCCGCACCGTCCGCACCCACCTCCCCGAGTACCAGGCGGCCGGCTGGCTCACCCCGCCGGAACCCCTGGCCCTCTCCTCCATGCGCGCCCGCGGCATCGCCCGCGCCGTGGCCAAACGCACCGCCGGCCGCCCCGCCGCCCGCACGGTCGCCGAGTACATCTCCTTCGCGACGTCCCTGGCCTTCCTCCGCCAACGCGCCTACGCGGGCCGCCTCACCCCGGACTTCACGGCCCGCGAACAGGAACTCCTCCACCACCTGTGGCAGCGCAGGGAAGTGGCCCAGCCGGCACTGGAACGGGCGTCGTTGTCGGTGGCACGGCCGGTGATGACGCAGGCTCCGCACGGAACTCCGAGCCAATACATGCTGCCCGCACCCCCGCCGGGGCCGAGCTGGCAAGGACGTGCTTACTACGGTCCAGGGGGCGGAAAACGCCGGTGA
- a CDS encoding Eco29kI family restriction endonuclease: MSLENHAEFKLSITKALGDQLADALKELTPAPLTVEKIRSLRPLPGVYQLYKDDDLVYVGKADRSLPQRIEKHYRKISGRTNISLDQMAFTCLYVDEDFGAVAPERLLINRHRGQGEVPWNYNGFGNNDPGKRRDTTEVEEGHFDHEHPINLEYQLTGLLAERTMTEETVPLSTLLQEAKAQLPYVFRYQASKEFDDIDVELPNTYATADETLKAIAARLPDKWQITALPGYLIMYPKAEDYPSARRYYRNTGVVDVWQQ; this comes from the coding sequence GTGTCGCTGGAGAACCACGCCGAGTTCAAACTGAGCATCACCAAGGCACTCGGTGATCAGCTCGCGGACGCGCTGAAGGAGCTAACGCCGGCACCTCTCACCGTGGAGAAGATCCGGTCTCTCCGGCCGCTCCCCGGCGTTTACCAGCTCTATAAAGACGATGACCTCGTCTACGTGGGCAAGGCGGATCGTAGCCTCCCGCAGCGAATCGAGAAGCACTACCGGAAGATCTCCGGCCGCACAAACATTTCCCTAGACCAGATGGCGTTCACCTGCCTCTACGTGGATGAGGACTTCGGCGCGGTCGCTCCCGAGCGCCTGCTGATCAACCGGCACAGGGGTCAGGGGGAGGTTCCGTGGAATTACAACGGATTCGGCAACAACGACCCTGGCAAGCGTCGTGACACGACTGAGGTAGAGGAAGGGCACTTCGATCATGAGCACCCGATCAATCTTGAGTACCAGCTGACGGGACTGCTGGCTGAACGCACCATGACAGAGGAGACAGTACCCCTCTCTACCTTGCTCCAGGAGGCGAAGGCGCAGCTCCCGTATGTTTTTCGTTACCAGGCTTCGAAGGAGTTCGACGACATCGACGTGGAACTCCCTAACACGTACGCGACAGCGGATGAGACGCTCAAGGCAATCGCCGCGCGACTCCCGGACAAGTGGCAGATCACCGCTCTCCCGGGCTATCTGATCATGTACCCGAAGGCCGAGGACTACCCGAGCGCCCGGCGGTACTACCGCAATACCGGCGTTGTGGACGTCTGGCAGCAGTGA
- a CDS encoding Eco29kI family restriction endonuclease, with translation MSNLYEPEGHKVSASPNPSSGSFPPPQKPPRKPRKSKAWRKTAESHHSTPYNPLDLENLGRSVEAELLKREPEPLDEVNPVYGSGIYALYYCGSNPLYTEISSPDCLIPLYVGQARPTGVRKGTAEEKPDATTLWDRIYEHKQSIHQVHDLEISDFRVRYLVAIEAFVSIAERVIIRHYRPVWNSIVDGFGNHDPGANRRKDSYRPAWDELHPGRWWSHPDNMPTPSKTPADVSRSRIRDLLTGKLSEEAVLAIEAEQTEEEEHD, from the coding sequence TTGAGTAATCTGTACGAGCCGGAGGGCCACAAGGTGTCGGCTTCACCCAATCCGTCGAGCGGGAGCTTTCCCCCACCGCAAAAGCCGCCTCGGAAGCCACGGAAGTCGAAAGCATGGCGTAAGACGGCGGAAAGTCATCATTCCACCCCGTACAATCCCCTGGATCTAGAAAACCTAGGGCGCAGCGTAGAAGCCGAACTCTTGAAGCGGGAACCTGAGCCGCTGGACGAGGTCAATCCTGTCTACGGCAGCGGCATCTACGCCCTGTACTACTGTGGCTCGAATCCCCTGTACACGGAGATCAGCTCGCCCGACTGCCTCATCCCTCTCTACGTGGGACAGGCGCGGCCCACAGGTGTACGGAAGGGCACAGCTGAGGAAAAGCCCGATGCCACCACGCTGTGGGATCGGATCTACGAACACAAGCAGTCGATCCACCAGGTCCACGATCTGGAGATTTCGGACTTCCGGGTTCGATACCTGGTCGCGATCGAGGCATTCGTGAGCATCGCCGAGCGGGTGATCATCCGGCACTATCGGCCGGTCTGGAACAGCATCGTCGACGGCTTTGGAAACCACGACCCCGGAGCCAATCGGCGAAAGGACAGTTACCGTCCCGCCTGGGACGAACTGCATCCGGGCCGCTGGTGGTCCCATCCGGACAACATGCCAACGCCAAGTAAGACACCGGCGGACGTGTCCCGTTCACGAATCCGAGACCTTCTCACCGGCAAACTGTCTGAAGAAGCTGTTCTCGCTATCGAGGCGGAGCAGACGGAAGAGGAAGAGCACGACTGA
- a CDS encoding aldo/keto reductase has translation MTDKHRQHTRKIGSLSVHPLALGGNVFGWTADKDRSFAVLDAYTAAGGNFIDTADAYSAWVPGNSGGESETIIGDWLASRRNRDDIVVATKVGAGYPERPGLSAAVIKEGVEASLRRLRTDYIDLYYTHYDDPSLPVEDYIATLDGLVKEGKVREIAASNVTPERLARALEFSDSAGLAKYVAIQPEYNLVARDSYEGPLAEVAARHGLAAVPYYALASGFLTGKYRPDAAVDSARAEGAARHLKTERGLRVLAALDEIAAAHDAEVATVALAWLASRPTVATPLASARTVEQLPPLLALADLRLTEEELARLTEASA, from the coding sequence ATGACCGACAAGCACCGTCAGCACACCCGGAAGATCGGCAGTCTCTCCGTCCACCCGCTCGCCCTCGGCGGCAACGTCTTCGGCTGGACGGCCGACAAGGACCGGTCGTTCGCCGTCCTGGACGCCTACACCGCGGCCGGCGGCAACTTCATTGACACCGCGGACGCCTACTCGGCCTGGGTCCCCGGCAACTCCGGGGGCGAGTCCGAGACCATCATCGGCGACTGGCTGGCCTCCCGCCGCAACCGCGACGACATCGTGGTGGCCACCAAGGTCGGCGCGGGCTACCCGGAACGGCCGGGCCTCTCCGCGGCCGTCATCAAGGAGGGCGTCGAGGCCTCCCTGCGCCGGCTGCGCACCGACTACATCGACCTGTACTACACGCACTACGACGACCCGTCGCTGCCGGTCGAGGACTACATCGCCACGCTCGACGGGCTGGTGAAGGAGGGCAAGGTCCGCGAGATCGCGGCCTCCAACGTCACTCCCGAACGGCTGGCCCGCGCCCTGGAGTTCAGCGACTCCGCCGGGCTCGCCAAGTACGTCGCGATCCAGCCCGAGTACAACCTCGTCGCGCGCGACAGCTACGAGGGCCCGCTCGCCGAGGTCGCCGCCCGGCACGGCCTTGCCGCCGTCCCGTACTACGCCCTGGCCTCCGGCTTCCTGACCGGCAAGTATCGGCCGGACGCGGCCGTCGACAGTGCCCGCGCGGAGGGCGCCGCCAGGCACCTGAAGACGGAACGCGGCCTGCGGGTGCTGGCCGCCCTCGACGAGATCGCCGCCGCACACGACGCGGAGGTCGCCACGGTGGCCCTGGCCTGGCTGGCGAGCCGGCCGACGGTCGCGACGCCGCTGGCGAGCGCCCGGACCGTCGAGCAGCTGCCGCCGCTGCTGGCACTGGCGGATCTGCGGCTGACGGAGGAGGAGCTGGCGCGGCTGACGGAGGCGTCGGCGTAG
- a CDS encoding MFS transporter encodes MLSTFSGLPRAAWIVFTGTVVNRLGYLVTPFLVFFLGSRGIPTGQIPYVLGALGAGNLIGPALGGLLADRVGRRSTMIAGLVGTAAGQGLLFTAPDTVTLALAAILLSGAGSMVGPAASALLADQVTADRRRAAFSLFHWAVNIGTAVAGMLGGFLAARGYWLLFTVDVVSTLTYAVIAASFLPAGRPERAPRDATGGTGYGVVLRDPLMRALLPLFYVALVIYTLTEVALPLAIRDDGLSTTTLGLMSTLNAALVVALQPLAITVLARFRQIPVYVAGSILIALGVALTGVAHTPWAYAATVVLWSLGEATIGGVAGSIVAALAPDHARGRYQGAYQWTWGTARFTALSLGTTLYATTGPATIWWFSAIAGTAAALTILSLSSAIGRRTPPQEPAAQGIGENTELASA; translated from the coding sequence ATGCTCTCCACCTTCAGCGGTCTTCCCCGCGCCGCCTGGATCGTCTTCACCGGCACGGTCGTCAACAGACTCGGCTACCTCGTCACCCCGTTCCTCGTCTTCTTCCTCGGCTCCCGTGGCATCCCCACCGGGCAGATCCCCTACGTGCTCGGTGCCCTGGGCGCCGGCAACCTGATCGGCCCGGCCCTCGGCGGCCTGCTGGCCGACCGGGTGGGCCGCCGCTCCACGATGATCGCCGGCCTCGTCGGCACCGCGGCGGGCCAGGGCCTCCTCTTCACCGCCCCCGACACCGTCACCCTCGCCCTCGCCGCCATCCTGCTCAGCGGCGCCGGCAGCATGGTCGGCCCGGCCGCGAGCGCCCTCCTCGCGGACCAGGTCACCGCCGACCGCCGCCGGGCGGCGTTCTCCCTGTTCCACTGGGCCGTCAACATCGGCACCGCGGTCGCCGGCATGCTGGGCGGCTTCCTGGCGGCCCGGGGCTACTGGCTCCTCTTCACCGTCGACGTCGTGAGCACCCTCACCTACGCGGTGATCGCCGCGTCCTTCCTCCCGGCGGGCCGCCCCGAGCGCGCCCCCCGCGACGCGACCGGCGGCACCGGCTACGGAGTCGTCCTCCGCGACCCCCTGATGCGCGCCCTGCTCCCCCTCTTCTACGTCGCCCTCGTCATCTACACGTTGACCGAGGTCGCCCTCCCCCTCGCCATCCGCGACGACGGCCTCTCCACGACCACCCTCGGCCTGATGTCCACCCTCAACGCCGCCCTGGTCGTCGCCCTCCAGCCGCTCGCCATCACCGTCCTGGCCCGCTTCCGCCAGATCCCCGTCTACGTGGCCGGCAGCATCCTCATCGCCCTCGGCGTCGCCCTCACCGGCGTCGCCCACACCCCCTGGGCCTACGCCGCCACCGTCGTCCTCTGGTCCCTCGGCGAAGCCACCATCGGCGGCGTCGCCGGCTCCATCGTCGCCGCCCTCGCCCCCGACCACGCCCGAGGCCGCTACCAGGGCGCCTACCAGTGGACCTGGGGCACCGCCCGCTTCACCGCTCTCTCCCTCGGCACCACCCTCTACGCCACCACGGGCCCGGCCACCATCTGGTGGTTCAGCGCCATCGCCGGCACGGCCGCGGCCCTCACCATCCTGTCCCTGTCCTCCGCGATCGGCCGGCGGACGCCGCCCCAGGAGCCCGCCGCACAGGGCATCGGGGAGAACACGGAACTGGCCTCCGCGTAG